The following DNA comes from Mucisphaera calidilacus.
GAAGAGCGTGCCAACCTCGGTGGGGCCGTTGTAGAAGAGCTTGCGGTGGAGGACCTCGACGTTGTGGGTGATGCCGAGGCCCTGGGAGTGATGGGTGAGTGTCTCCTTGCGGTAGGAGTACCAGGGCTCGCCGATGCCGACCTGACAGGTGATGCCCGAGCTGCCGACGACGCGTTGGTTCTCGGGTTCTTCGAGGACGAAGAGCCGTGACTTGCCGGAGCGCGATTTCTCGATGCGTTCGGCGAGGGAGTCGCGGTCGGCGGCGAGTGAGGTGAGCCCGTGGCCTGACTGGTGGGCGAGGTTGAGCAGCGCGTCGAGGTCACCGTTGTTGACGAGTCGGAGCCGGGGGCGGAGCTGTGGGGTCATGGCTGTTTCTCGCTGACGTGTCGGCGGATGGCCTGGAGTCGGAGCTTGATGTTGTCGACGTCGCGGGCGAGTTCGACGAACTCGTCATCGACGGTGGGGTGTTCCTTGCGTGCCTCGGCCTCGGCCTGCGCCTCTTCCATCGAGGTGATGATGACGCCGATGAAGAGGTTGAGCATGATCATGGTGCCGAAGAGCACGAAGGAGACGAAGTAGACGACGGCGAGCATCGGCTGCGCGGAGGGCTGTTCCGGCTGGGCGGCGGGGTTGTCGATGGCGAAGACGTCGGAGCCGTACATCTGGATGTACATGATGTCGGTCCAGTCCTCGAGGGTCACGATGCGGAAGAGCGAGAGGAGGGCGAGTTGGAGGTTGCCGAAGTGGACGGGGTCGTTCTCACGGAAGGCGAAGACGCCCATGACGGCGTAGATGTAGAAGAGGATCACCAGGAGCACGCCGACGTAGACCATGGAGGGGACGCTGCGGAGCAGCGCTTCGACGAGCAGCTGGAGTTTGGGCAGAGTGGAGATGAGGCGCAGGGCACGGAGGACGCGGACGAGTCGCGTGATGGCGGCGGCGTGCCCGCCGACAGGCAGGAGACAGACGACGACGATGGAGAAGTCGAAGACGTTCCAGGGGTCGTAGAAGTAGCGGTACCAGTGTCGTCCGTGCTGGGCCATCTTGAGGATGGCTTCGAGCGCGAAGAGGGTGATGATGACCCAGTCGATGGTGTGGATCAGGTCGCCGTAGCGAGCCATGACTTCGGGATACGTCTCGAGGCCGACGATG
Coding sequences within:
- a CDS encoding ion transporter: MLILKIRELVNSKLFGQAILGLILVAAVIVGLETYPEVMARYGDLIHTIDWVIITLFALEAILKMAQHGRHWYRYFYDPWNVFDFSIVVVCLLPVGGHAAAITRLVRVLRALRLISTLPKLQLLVEALLRSVPSMVYVGVLLVILFYIYAVMGVFAFRENDPVHFGNLQLALLSLFRIVTLEDWTDIMYIQMYGSDVFAIDNPAAQPEQPSAQPMLAVVYFVSFVLFGTMIMLNLFIGVIITSMEEAQAEAEARKEHPTVDDEFVELARDVDNIKLRLQAIRRHVSEKQP